In Serratia sp. FDAARGOS_506, a genomic segment contains:
- a CDS encoding NAD-dependent succinate-semialdehyde dehydrogenase has product MKLNNPELLRSQCLINGEWCDALSGKREAVINPATGAELASIPLVSEEETQQAIAAAQQAQNEWKQLTAKQRSALLLAWADKVLAAQEDLAQLMTAEQGKSLAEARGEVAYAASFITWFAEEAKRVDGAVLQAPQASQRLVVVKQPIGVCAAITPWNFPAAMITRKVAPALAAGCAIIVKPAEQTPLTALALAKLAQDAGIPAGVLQVVTGEAAQVGKVLCDSPVVRKLSFTGSTEVGRILMAQCAPSIKKLSLELGGNAPVIVFDDANLDAAVAGIMASKFRNSGQTCVCANRIYVQDGIYERLAEKLVAAVEQLKVGDGSQEGTTQGPLIDSDAVAKVQSHIDDALIKGAQIATGGQPHALGGTFFQPTVVTGVTQKMRFAKEETFGPVAPLFRFHDEAEAIAMANDTEFGLAAYLFTQNAARQWRVPEALEYGMVGINTGLISNEVAPFGGVKQSGLGREGSRYGIEEYLELKYLCIDVSC; this is encoded by the coding sequence ATGAAATTGAACAATCCCGAGCTGCTGCGCAGCCAGTGTCTGATCAACGGCGAATGGTGCGATGCCCTGAGCGGCAAGCGCGAAGCGGTGATCAACCCGGCCACCGGCGCCGAACTGGCCAGCATTCCGCTGGTCAGCGAAGAGGAAACCCAGCAGGCGATCGCGGCGGCGCAGCAGGCGCAAAACGAGTGGAAACAGCTGACCGCCAAGCAGCGTTCCGCGCTGCTGTTGGCCTGGGCCGACAAGGTGTTGGCTGCGCAGGAAGATCTGGCGCAGCTGATGACCGCCGAGCAGGGCAAATCGCTGGCGGAAGCGCGCGGTGAAGTGGCCTACGCCGCGTCGTTCATCACCTGGTTCGCCGAAGAGGCCAAGCGGGTGGACGGCGCAGTATTGCAGGCGCCACAGGCTTCGCAGCGCCTGGTGGTGGTGAAGCAGCCGATCGGCGTGTGCGCGGCCATCACCCCGTGGAACTTCCCGGCGGCGATGATCACCCGCAAGGTGGCGCCGGCGCTGGCGGCCGGTTGCGCCATCATCGTCAAACCGGCCGAGCAAACGCCGTTGACCGCGCTGGCGCTGGCCAAGCTGGCGCAGGACGCCGGTATTCCCGCCGGCGTTTTGCAGGTGGTGACCGGTGAAGCGGCACAGGTGGGCAAGGTGCTGTGCGACAGCCCGGTGGTGCGCAAGCTGAGCTTTACCGGTTCGACCGAGGTCGGCCGCATCCTGATGGCGCAGTGCGCGCCGAGCATCAAGAAACTGTCGCTGGAGCTGGGCGGTAACGCGCCGGTCATCGTGTTCGACGACGCCAATCTGGACGCGGCGGTGGCGGGCATCATGGCCTCCAAGTTCCGCAACAGCGGCCAGACCTGCGTCTGCGCTAACCGTATCTACGTGCAGGACGGCATCTACGAGCGGCTGGCGGAGAAACTGGTTGCGGCGGTCGAGCAGTTGAAAGTCGGCGACGGCAGCCAGGAAGGCACCACCCAGGGGCCGCTGATCGACAGCGATGCGGTGGCGAAGGTGCAGAGCCATATCGACGACGCGTTGATCAAAGGGGCGCAGATCGCCACCGGCGGCCAACCGCACGCGCTCGGCGGCACTTTCTTCCAGCCGACGGTGGTGACCGGCGTAACGCAGAAGATGCGCTTCGCCAAAGAAGAGACCTTCGGGCCGGTGGCGCCGCTGTTCCGCTTCCATGACGAGGCGGAAGCCATCGCCATGGCCAACGACACCGAATTCGGCCTGGCCGCCTACCTGTTCACGCAGAACGCCGCGCGCCAGTGGCGCGTGCCGGAAGCGCTGGAGTACGGCATGGTCGGCATCAACACCGGGCTGATTTCCAACGAAGTGGCGCCGTTCGGCGGCGTGAAACAGTCAGGGCTCGGGCGTGAAGGATCGCGCTACGGGATAGAAGAATATCTGGAGCTGAAATACCTGTGTATCGATGTGAGCTGTTGA